The following are from one region of the Aquirufa lenticrescens genome:
- a CDS encoding helix-turn-helix transcriptional regulator has protein sequence MVKNQYQRYQVLDKCFSNRIIKYTFKDLVKKVNQELVDFGSISVRTVRADIKYMVENYEVEFDEDLQQGKQYYYRYKDLDFSINKVSINDREIEKLKETFLVLQRIQGLDDFGWVKDALPKFQNLLGDQKPVVEFSRNEQDCKVQDLFLKLYDAIVNQKVLQVEYKDFKVEESYTILFHPYYIKEYNRRWFVFGLNQELGIETWNLAFDRIQGLEVFKSGKYVASNIEWQMDYFADVIGVTRFVDAESQIIKIETDSLTYKYIASKPMHPSHKRIKEEEGKVIFQMDVILNRELKNQILSFGANLKVLEPITFAEELRQEFQKASLLYL, from the coding sequence ATGGTTAAAAATCAGTATCAACGTTATCAAGTATTAGACAAATGTTTTTCAAATCGGATTATCAAATATACTTTCAAGGATTTGGTCAAAAAGGTTAATCAAGAATTGGTTGACTTTGGCTCAATAAGTGTTCGAACAGTACGTGCTGACATTAAGTACATGGTTGAAAACTATGAAGTGGAGTTTGATGAAGATTTACAACAAGGCAAACAGTATTATTATCGATATAAGGATCTTGATTTTTCAATTAATAAGGTTTCCATCAATGATCGAGAAATTGAAAAGTTAAAGGAAACATTTCTTGTCCTTCAACGAATACAAGGTCTTGATGATTTTGGATGGGTGAAGGATGCTTTGCCCAAATTTCAAAATTTGCTTGGCGACCAAAAACCAGTAGTTGAGTTTAGTAGAAATGAACAAGATTGCAAAGTGCAAGATTTGTTTTTGAAATTATATGATGCGATTGTCAATCAAAAAGTATTGCAGGTGGAATATAAAGATTTTAAAGTGGAAGAGTCTTATACCATTCTATTCCATCCATATTATATTAAAGAATACAATCGGCGATGGTTTGTATTCGGCTTAAATCAGGAATTAGGGATCGAAACATGGAATCTTGCATTTGATCGGATTCAAGGACTTGAAGTTTTTAAATCTGGAAAATACGTTGCTTCTAATATCGAATGGCAAATGGATTATTTTGCGGATGTGATCGGTGTAACTCGGTTCGTAGATGCTGAATCTCAAATTATAAAAATAGAAACGGATTCCTTGACCTATAAATACATAGCATCCAAGCCCATGCATCCGAGTCATAAGCGGATTAAGGAAGAAGAAGGCAAGGTTATTTTTCAAATGGATGTAATTTTAAACAGAGAGTTGAAAAATCAAATTCTTTCTTTTGGTGCGAATCTGAAGGTTTTGGAGCCTATAACATTTGCTGAGGAATTAAGGCAAGAATTTCAAAAAGCGAGTTTATTGTATTTGTAA
- a CDS encoding sacsin N-terminal ATP-binding-like domain-containing protein produces the protein MSEHNNIQNAFQQAEEEQLLNIPAKRILEKTKDIPSDANKLKRRWFWELLQNASDYNEEVHVILELYSDKIIFKHNGLPFSPMDARNLIAPDSGKDNTDLRSEDTIGQFGTGFISTHVLSSIITVEGIVKVNNQYAPFKFDLDRTGYNDKELLKSSLSNASKQLKEEKSLVVYHSNNFNTIFSYDITRPLPGINIDEVINSGLEYVNEVLPYTLAFMPKIKKVTILNHNTKHLKFYKREYTQKTGDKFYVSIVTDVNNCGIHEVETKEFILSSINNTTVIVSVNDKKILPYPNQLTKLFCSLPMIGTENFAFSVVINSLKFNPKTERDGIRLSPVEESNREILIFAVDAYKILISKLIQENYFDFYNLIKWQRHNSDDENERKWYSSTILLPLKEFLLEQKIVISKSGIKIKFDDVKIPYFPNDDKSLKYLNDFYEIASIHNPDYIPQEIDFPHWYNNIDFTVFAQTKYELKDLLSEIHNLNSLENLSRTIAEPILWLNSLISLVLNVDENLLDQYAIIPNQVGNFLFRKDEIFYDQDLEPKLIEIFDAINDKSYKTYLLHKSLEGLISLLPKERIKNESILCKAIDDCFSAFPENERTSSKFHVGLQLIFKWLADCGKDEKELKELFKWFSQKKPQLFLETIPDYDRDKVLSIAQSGKLNSLSKLAESNISKEELNMITANVEGVVHLASILENIPGGLNILIQYAEQLQKDDEDFKFKLEIGEKVEHVLKEALINSGLNTDCTKIDHNGIGSHDFEIRNLINGKQFYIELKSYSKLSIGPLHVAPSQAKFAYSRPLNYCLAAIERPLFIEDVTEDYIKINLKAKTNITEILSKGLADFEKYNQITNDNNLYLNLREAIRLNISKNELNTNGMTFVQLIEKIKTHLQ, from the coding sequence ATGTCTGAACATAACAACATTCAAAATGCTTTTCAACAAGCAGAAGAGGAACAACTGCTAAATATCCCAGCAAAACGTATTTTAGAAAAGACAAAAGATATTCCATCTGACGCAAATAAATTAAAAAGAAGATGGTTTTGGGAGTTATTACAAAATGCCTCTGATTACAATGAGGAGGTACATGTGATTTTAGAGCTCTATTCCGATAAAATTATATTTAAACATAATGGCCTCCCTTTTTCACCAATGGATGCAAGAAATTTAATTGCACCAGATTCAGGCAAAGATAACACAGATTTGAGATCAGAAGATACTATAGGACAATTTGGGACAGGTTTTATTTCCACTCATGTATTGTCTTCAATTATTACTGTAGAAGGTATTGTTAAAGTTAACAATCAATATGCGCCATTTAAATTTGATTTAGATAGAACAGGGTATAATGACAAAGAATTATTAAAATCTTCTTTAAGTAATGCAAGTAAACAGCTTAAAGAAGAAAAAAGCCTTGTGGTATATCATTCAAATAATTTTAATACAATTTTCAGTTATGATATTACAAGACCATTACCTGGAATCAATATTGATGAAGTTATTAATTCTGGCCTTGAGTATGTTAATGAGGTACTTCCCTACACATTGGCATTTATGCCCAAAATAAAAAAGGTAACCATCTTAAATCACAACACAAAACATTTAAAATTTTATAAGCGAGAATATACCCAAAAAACAGGTGATAAATTTTACGTCTCGATTGTTACAGATGTCAATAATTGCGGGATTCATGAAGTTGAAACTAAGGAATTCATATTATCATCTATAAATAACACTACCGTAATTGTAAGTGTAAATGATAAAAAAATATTGCCATACCCGAATCAATTGACGAAATTATTCTGTTCACTACCAATGATAGGCACTGAAAATTTTGCCTTTTCAGTTGTAATTAATAGTCTAAAATTTAATCCTAAAACTGAACGCGATGGAATTCGACTATCTCCTGTTGAAGAGTCAAATAGGGAAATATTAATTTTTGCAGTAGACGCATATAAAATTCTTATTTCCAAATTGATTCAAGAAAATTACTTTGATTTTTATAATTTAATTAAGTGGCAAAGACATAATTCAGATGACGAAAATGAACGAAAATGGTACAGTTCTACAATTTTATTACCACTGAAAGAATTTTTATTAGAACAAAAAATTGTCATTTCTAAAAGTGGAATTAAAATTAAGTTCGATGATGTTAAAATCCCTTATTTTCCAAATGATGATAAAAGCCTCAAATATTTAAATGACTTTTATGAAATAGCATCTATTCATAATCCAGATTATATTCCACAAGAAATAGATTTTCCTCATTGGTATAACAACATTGATTTTACTGTGTTTGCTCAAACAAAGTATGAGTTAAAAGATCTATTGTCCGAAATACATAATTTAAACAGTTTAGAAAACTTAAGTCGTACTATCGCAGAACCAATATTATGGTTGAATTCATTGATTTCCCTAGTTTTAAATGTAGATGAAAATTTATTAGATCAGTATGCAATTATACCAAATCAAGTCGGCAATTTTCTATTTAGAAAAGATGAAATTTTTTATGATCAGGACCTAGAACCTAAACTTATTGAAATATTTGATGCTATAAATGATAAATCGTATAAGACTTATTTACTTCATAAATCTTTAGAGGGTTTAATTAGTTTATTACCAAAAGAAAGAATAAAAAATGAAAGTATCCTTTGTAAAGCAATTGATGATTGCTTTAGTGCATTTCCAGAAAACGAGAGGACCAGTTCAAAATTCCATGTAGGTCTACAGTTAATTTTTAAATGGTTAGCAGATTGTGGTAAAGATGAGAAAGAACTTAAAGAACTATTCAAATGGTTTTCACAAAAAAAACCACAATTATTTCTAGAAACGATTCCGGATTATGATAGGGATAAAGTTTTATCAATAGCACAAAGTGGAAAATTAAATTCTTTGTCTAAGCTAGCAGAATCCAATATTTCAAAAGAAGAACTAAATATGATAACAGCCAATGTTGAGGGTGTTGTTCATTTGGCAAGTATACTCGAAAATATTCCAGGTGGGTTGAATATATTAATTCAATATGCTGAACAATTACAAAAAGACGATGAAGATTTTAAGTTCAAATTAGAAATTGGAGAAAAAGTCGAACATGTCTTAAAAGAGGCTCTAATTAATTCTGGACTAAACACTGATTGCACTAAAATTGATCACAATGGCATAGGTTCTCATGATTTTGAAATCCGTAATTTGATTAATGGCAAACAATTTTACATTGAATTAAAATCATACAGTAAATTATCAATAGGGCCACTCCATGTGGCTCCTAGTCAAGCTAAATTTGCTTATTCCCGTCCTTTAAATTACTGCCTAGCTGCTATTGAAAGACCTTTATTTATTGAAGATGTAACTGAAGACTATATTAAAATTAATTTAAAGGCTAAAACAAATATTACTGAAATATTATCAAAAGGTTTAGCTGATTTTGAAAAATATAATCAGATTACAAATGACAATAATTTGTATTTAAATTTAAGAGAGGCTATTAGGTTAAACATCTCAAAAAATGAGCTAAATACAAATGGAATGACATTTGTTCAGTTGATTGAAAAAATCAAAACCCACCTACAATAA
- a CDS encoding DUF6717 family protein: MKRISFIKEIGLWYADLPEFLEQGLGTKNNLLMVDGADTFLDLLSRGGDRITLDISLVEFEGYYAKLEKVVMGKNQELLDAMGHEPVEYGAYYEVNELDGKNFSHPLWLCPVTEYVFGEYPMKMWVRVVDR; encoded by the coding sequence ATGAAGAGGATTAGTTTTATAAAGGAGATCGGCTTATGGTATGCCGATCTCCCTGAGTTTCTAGAGCAAGGCTTAGGGACGAAGAATAATTTATTGATGGTAGATGGGGCTGATACGTTTTTGGATTTATTGAGTAGAGGCGGGGATAGGATTACACTTGATATTAGTCTAGTGGAGTTCGAAGGGTATTATGCCAAATTGGAAAAGGTAGTGATGGGGAAAAATCAAGAATTATTGGATGCTATGGGGCACGAGCCAGTGGAATATGGTGCGTATTATGAGGTCAATGAATTAGATGGGAAGAACTTTTCGCATCCCTTGTGGTTGTGCCCGGTAACGGAGTATGTGTTTGGGGAGTATCCGATGAAGATGTGGGTAAGGGTGGTTGACCGTTAG
- a CDS encoding vWA domain-containing protein gives MKKSKTFYHIILDQSGSMSDCVNQTLSGLANQRKEILALANEFPEQEIRVGLTVFDHHINIKYRNLSVMELSKMDGFEYRPNGQTALLDAIGMSVADTQRLMGNEDSAVMIILTDGYENASKEYTHEKIKNLIQAKEATGKWSFTYLGATLDAVEIARSMNIKEENSFAFEKKNMDKDAFGRSTMALKSLLEIFKNEED, from the coding sequence ATGAAAAAGTCAAAGACATTTTACCACATTATTTTAGATCAAAGCGGATCTATGTCAGATTGCGTCAATCAAACACTTAGCGGTTTGGCGAATCAGCGGAAAGAAATTTTAGCACTTGCGAATGAGTTTCCCGAGCAAGAAATTCGAGTGGGTTTGACTGTTTTTGACCATCATATTAACATTAAATACCGCAATTTATCTGTCATGGAATTATCAAAGATGGATGGTTTTGAGTACAGACCGAATGGTCAGACTGCTTTATTAGATGCCATCGGGATGAGCGTGGCAGATACACAGCGTTTGATGGGAAATGAAGATTCTGCTGTGATGATTATTTTAACAGACGGGTATGAGAATGCTTCGAAAGAATATACTCACGAGAAGATTAAGAATTTAATTCAGGCTAAAGAGGCGACGGGTAAATGGTCATTTACTTATTTAGGGGCTACGCTGGATGCGGTGGAGATTGCAAGGAGTATGAACATTAAGGAAGAGAATAGTTTTGCGTTTGAAAAGAAGAATATGGACAAGGATGCTTTTGGGAGATCGACGATGGCGTTGAAGAGTTTATTAGAAATATTTAAGAATGAAGAGGATTAG
- a CDS encoding RNA polymerase sigma factor, with translation MPDRLPETDNEILALFHIDREGAWRIIYEQCHSNAIRFMRTHFRAGFDLEDVFQDACLVLLNRMENPAFILTCSIQTFLNAICRNILLRQYRRQPINTSISSEFELDLAIEVEIDEDEHANRQTIFLEVVELMRTQANRCYEIFQLFYFREIGMQQIADRLGYTSAANVRNQKYRCLVNARREIERRLNLNSSRR, from the coding sequence ATGCCCGATAGATTACCTGAAACAGACAATGAAATTTTAGCGCTCTTCCACATAGATAGGGAAGGAGCCTGGCGAATCATTTATGAGCAATGCCATTCCAATGCGATCCGCTTTATGCGAACTCATTTTCGAGCTGGTTTCGATCTAGAAGATGTATTCCAAGATGCCTGTTTGGTCTTATTAAATCGAATGGAAAACCCTGCCTTCATTTTGACCTGTTCTATACAAACCTTTTTAAATGCGATCTGTAGGAATATTTTATTAAGACAGTACAGGCGGCAACCCATTAATACTTCGATCAGCTCAGAATTCGAACTAGACCTAGCCATTGAAGTCGAGATAGACGAGGACGAACACGCAAATCGACAAACCATCTTTTTAGAAGTGGTAGAATTAATGCGAACGCAAGCAAACCGTTGCTACGAAATTTTTCAACTCTTCTATTTCCGAGAAATAGGCATGCAACAAATCGCTGACCGCTTAGGCTACACCTCTGCAGCGAATGTTCGGAATCAAAAATACCGTTGTTTAGTCAATGCCCGCAGAGAAATAGAAAGACGTTTAAACCTTAATTCTTCTAGACGATGA
- a CDS encoding tetratricopeptide repeat protein has product MKNTLLILLLALSFNTFSQTYNLQSGINYYGEEKYDEALAFLKKEIAQNPKEGKAYYYLALINVEKETYAQGLSQVNLAITHLTPSDTLVAYAWKLKGDIYFHLDDLEKFEASYAKAIELNPSEISIYYGRASDYYGLEKYDKAIADLNKVLELDEGNIKARDLMTSVYMAQDKYTEVIKVSDRIIKLDPAFASAYDNRSYANFKLGKYDLAIIDSYTALSLDEKNSRIRGNFITFSKKNFTLGLAKIGSLIKENPQKDIWVYVRSQLYRYKKDYKNALADFTRIFEMVPDNYRSAILTSRAELYGEMGLHDKAIADFTESIELDSSSALDFGNRGDEYRLIGNYAAAIKDFDKAIEMDPEQPWYYYRRGWVKDEFLKDPEGGLEDYTAGIEIDRNYAYTYLHRGRLYAKHFKDTLRANADFRKVVELDTIVGSGGNSRHYGYFELGKYDQAKAWMTKTLIQFPEEGNYYDAACLYSLLKLYPQSIAYLDTAFTNGYRDFEHLAKDDDLDNVRNLPEFKSLITRWKAKFASTKPIGVAGEKSANMIVGTYIIPFKPTGGGTYEVQSKINGLPLSMLFDTGASDISISQTEVDFMIKNGFLSDQDYIGTATYILANGEKEKSRTIMLKQVEIGGLVLKNVRASVTKNRTAGMLFGQSAMSRYGKITIDNQKRQIILTGNNK; this is encoded by the coding sequence ATGAAAAATACCCTACTCATCCTCCTTCTAGCACTAAGCTTCAACACCTTCTCCCAAACCTATAACCTGCAATCCGGGATCAATTATTACGGGGAAGAAAAATACGACGAAGCTTTGGCATTCCTAAAAAAAGAAATCGCCCAAAACCCGAAAGAAGGAAAAGCCTACTATTACCTCGCTTTAATCAACGTGGAAAAAGAGACCTACGCCCAAGGCTTATCCCAGGTCAACTTAGCCATCACACATCTTACTCCCTCGGACACCCTAGTCGCCTACGCCTGGAAATTAAAAGGGGATATCTATTTTCACCTGGATGATTTGGAAAAATTCGAAGCCAGCTATGCCAAAGCCATTGAATTAAACCCCTCAGAAATCTCCATTTACTATGGCCGTGCGTCCGATTACTATGGACTCGAGAAATACGATAAAGCCATCGCAGACTTAAATAAAGTGTTAGAATTAGACGAAGGAAATATCAAAGCTAGAGACTTGATGACAAGCGTGTATATGGCACAAGACAAATATACTGAAGTGATCAAAGTCTCGGACCGGATCATCAAATTAGACCCCGCCTTTGCCTCAGCCTATGACAATCGATCCTATGCAAACTTTAAATTAGGCAAATATGATTTAGCCATCATTGACTCCTACACCGCATTAAGCTTAGACGAAAAAAATTCCCGTATTAGAGGGAATTTCATCACCTTCTCGAAGAAAAATTTCACCCTAGGACTCGCGAAAATTGGCTCATTAATTAAAGAAAATCCCCAAAAGGACATTTGGGTTTACGTTCGCTCTCAACTCTATCGCTATAAAAAGGACTACAAAAATGCCCTAGCTGACTTTACTAGAATATTTGAAATGGTCCCCGATAACTACCGCAGTGCTATTTTAACATCCCGTGCAGAACTATATGGCGAAATGGGATTACACGATAAAGCCATCGCAGATTTCACTGAATCGATTGAATTAGACTCGAGCTCTGCCCTTGATTTTGGGAATAGGGGAGATGAATACCGCCTAATCGGAAATTATGCCGCCGCCATCAAGGATTTTGACAAAGCCATCGAAATGGATCCAGAACAACCTTGGTACTACTACCGCCGCGGATGGGTGAAGGATGAATTTTTGAAAGATCCTGAAGGCGGACTCGAAGACTATACTGCAGGCATTGAAATCGACCGCAATTACGCCTACACCTATTTGCATCGCGGAAGACTGTATGCAAAACACTTTAAAGACACATTACGCGCGAATGCCGATTTTAGGAAAGTAGTGGAATTAGATACCATTGTAGGCTCTGGCGGAAATTCGCGCCACTACGGCTATTTCGAATTAGGCAAATATGATCAAGCCAAAGCTTGGATGACCAAAACCCTCATTCAATTCCCAGAAGAAGGCAATTATTACGATGCTGCTTGCCTGTATTCCTTACTGAAACTTTATCCGCAATCCATCGCCTATTTAGATACCGCCTTTACAAATGGCTACCGTGATTTCGAACACCTAGCGAAAGACGATGATCTAGACAATGTCCGTAATCTTCCAGAATTCAAATCACTCATTACCCGTTGGAAGGCAAAATTTGCCTCCACGAAGCCTATAGGGGTTGCCGGCGAAAAATCAGCCAATATGATCGTGGGTACCTATATTATTCCTTTTAAACCCACCGGTGGAGGAACCTATGAAGTGCAAAGTAAAATCAATGGTTTGCCTTTAAGTATGCTATTCGATACTGGCGCCAGCGATATTTCTATCTCTCAAACAGAGGTTGACTTTATGATCAAAAACGGATTTCTAAGCGATCAGGATTACATAGGAACGGCCACGTATATATTGGCAAATGGCGAGAAAGAAAAGTCGCGTACCATTATGTTAAAACAAGTGGAAATAGGCGGATTGGTATTGAAAAACGTGCGCGCCTCTGTCACTAAAAACCGCACAGCTGGTATGCTTTTTGGCCAAAGTGCTATGAGCCGCTATGGTAAAATCACGATTGATAACCAGAAGAGACAAATTATTTTAACCGGAAATAATAAGTAA
- a CDS encoding glycoside hydrolase family 25 protein, whose protein sequence is MNPKMLPSIFLLFFACMGALVWSQLKDKKAVNPWALGNAYEVRGIDLSHHNGRIKYDELDSLDFVFLKVTEGITLTDRDFSKHYSAFREKDIAIGAYHFFRFDLDGKSQARHFLNHLEGKEFQIPLVVDVEHENNPSVPREKVIDRLRAFVKEVKRQTGLKPIIYTNGIGYSDFISDDFDDHTLWLSSTNSWRPAMMDCTFWQFNIKADLSAITHDVDLNVFRGSREEWEGYLKEHKPFKVSSN, encoded by the coding sequence ATGAATCCCAAAATGCTACCCTCCATCTTCCTTCTCTTTTTTGCCTGTATGGGTGCTTTAGTTTGGTCTCAGCTCAAAGATAAAAAAGCTGTTAATCCTTGGGCATTAGGCAATGCCTACGAGGTGCGCGGCATAGATTTGTCCCATCATAATGGAAGAATTAAATACGACGAATTAGACTCGCTAGATTTTGTGTTTCTGAAGGTGACAGAGGGAATTACTTTAACGGATAGAGACTTTTCAAAGCACTACTCCGCCTTTCGCGAAAAAGATATCGCCATAGGCGCGTACCATTTTTTCAGATTTGACTTAGACGGTAAATCACAGGCACGACATTTTTTAAACCATTTGGAAGGTAAAGAATTCCAAATTCCCTTAGTAGTAGATGTGGAGCACGAAAACAATCCAAGTGTGCCACGCGAAAAAGTGATTGATCGTCTGCGCGCTTTTGTAAAAGAAGTCAAACGCCAAACCGGTTTGAAGCCCATCATCTACACCAATGGGATTGGCTATTCAGATTTTATCAGTGACGACTTTGACGACCACACCCTTTGGTTAAGCTCGACTAATTCTTGGCGACCAGCCATGATGGACTGCACTTTTTGGCAGTTTAACATTAAGGCAGACTTATCCGCTATTACCCACGATGTCGACCTCAATGTCTTTCGCGGTTCACGCGAGGAATGGGAGGGGTATCTGAAGGAGCATAAGCCGTTTAAGGTATCAAGTAATTGA
- a CDS encoding DUF6364 family protein, with amino-acid sequence MDAKLTLKLDQDIIEQAKNYAKMKNTSLSQLIESYLGMLVEPRPIHEVTPFVKSLSGIVNLPENFDSKEAYKKYIQDKYSK; translated from the coding sequence ATGGATGCTAAACTAACTTTAAAGCTAGATCAAGACATAATTGAGCAAGCAAAAAACTATGCTAAAATGAAAAATACAAGTCTTTCTCAGCTAATTGAGTCTTATCTAGGGATGTTAGTGGAGCCTCGACCTATTCACGAGGTCACCCCCTTTGTCAAAAGTTTATCAGGAATAGTCAATCTTCCTGAGAATTTTGATTCAAAAGAGGCATACAAAAAATACATACAAGACAAATATTCGAAATAG
- a CDS encoding type II toxin-antitoxin system VapC family toxin, producing MTNVFVDSDVCIDLLSGRQPFAKPAEILFSLADLGKIKLHVSSLTFSNIDYVLRSQYSSSQSRLTLLKFKTLVHVLPVDSKTIDLAIASDFIDFEDAIQYCCALDNHLTIIVTRNLKDFKKANIQVVNPETFIALEL from the coding sequence ATGACGAACGTATTTGTTGACTCGGATGTATGTATCGACCTCTTGTCTGGGCGGCAACCCTTTGCTAAACCGGCAGAAATTTTATTTTCACTTGCCGATTTAGGTAAGATAAAGTTACATGTATCCTCTCTTACTTTCTCCAATATTGATTATGTCTTAAGGTCTCAATATTCAAGTAGTCAGTCTCGACTCACTTTGTTGAAATTTAAAACACTTGTTCATGTTTTGCCGGTTGATAGCAAGACCATTGATTTAGCCATAGCCTCTGATTTTATTGATTTTGAAGACGCGATACAATATTGTTGTGCCTTGGATAATCACCTAACAATCATCGTGACTAGAAATTTGAAGGACTTTAAAAAGGCAAACATCCAGGTAGTAAATCCCGAAACATTTATCGCATTAGAATTATAA
- a CDS encoding 3-keto-disaccharide hydrolase, with translation MKNLFILLLLLNFSARAQWVELFNGRDLTGWKASENPNSFQVKDGELRIEGPRGHLFYDGSVGDHSFKNFEVKALIKTYQGANSGLYVCTAFQPSDWPSQGHEIQVNNSHTDWRRTASLYGIIDTAEKLVHDEEWFELYVKVEGKHITTKINGRTVVEYDEPADKKRIQPGTIAIQAHDPKSRIAYKSVQVKLN, from the coding sequence ATGAAAAACCTCTTCATTCTTCTACTCTTATTAAATTTCTCCGCCCGCGCCCAATGGGTCGAACTATTCAATGGCCGCGACTTAACAGGCTGGAAAGCCAGCGAAAATCCGAATTCGTTTCAAGTAAAGGACGGCGAATTACGCATCGAAGGCCCTCGCGGGCACCTGTTCTATGATGGATCAGTAGGAGATCATTCCTTTAAAAACTTTGAAGTAAAAGCTCTCATTAAAACGTATCAAGGTGCGAACTCCGGTTTATATGTTTGCACGGCATTTCAACCCAGCGACTGGCCATCCCAAGGCCACGAAATACAAGTCAACAATTCCCACACGGATTGGCGCAGAACGGCGAGTCTCTATGGCATTATCGACACGGCAGAAAAATTAGTGCACGACGAAGAATGGTTTGAATTATACGTAAAAGTGGAAGGGAAACACATCACTACGAAGATCAATGGTAGAACAGTAGTCGAATACGATGAACCAGCAGACAAGAAAAGAATTCAACCCGGAACCATCGCCATTCAGGCACACGATCCGAAGAGCAGGATTGCTTATAAAAGTGTTCAGGTAAAATTGAACTAA
- the lpdA gene encoding dihydrolipoyl dehydrogenase, which produces MAQQYDLIVVGSGPGGYVAAIRASQLGLKCAIVEKESLGGICLNWGCIPTKALLKSAQVFEYIKHAADYGITVKGAEADFSAVISRSRGVADSMSKGVQFLMKKNKIDVIMGFGKIQPGKKVEVTDADGKKTVYEGKNIMIATGARARALPNVPIDGEKVIEYRKAMSLEKRPDSMVVIGSGAIGVEFAYVYAAMGTKVTIVEFMPNIVPVEDEDVSKELAKQYKKMGIDILTSSSVESVDTKGKGCKVSIKTPTGNQEIQCDIVLSAAGVICNLENIGLEEVGIIVDKGRIPVNAWYETNIPGYFAIGDVTPGPALAHVASAEAIICAEKMAGHKTEALDYTNIPGCTYCSPEIASVGMTEKKAKEAGYDIKVGKFPFVASGKATAAGARDGFVKVIYDAKYGELLGAHMIGYNVTELIAEAVVVRKLESTAYEIMKTVHPHPTMSEAFKGATEAAYGEAVDL; this is translated from the coding sequence ATGGCGCAACAATACGATTTGATCGTGGTAGGCTCAGGCCCAGGGGGTTATGTAGCAGCTATCCGAGCTTCTCAATTAGGTTTAAAATGTGCAATTGTAGAGAAAGAATCCTTAGGTGGTATTTGCCTAAACTGGGGATGTATTCCTACTAAAGCCCTTTTGAAATCTGCCCAAGTTTTCGAATACATCAAGCACGCTGCTGATTACGGAATTACCGTAAAAGGTGCTGAAGCAGATTTCTCTGCAGTTATTTCCCGTTCTCGTGGCGTGGCAGATAGCATGAGCAAAGGCGTTCAGTTTTTGATGAAGAAAAATAAGATTGACGTGATTATGGGTTTTGGTAAAATCCAACCTGGTAAGAAAGTCGAAGTAACTGATGCAGACGGCAAGAAAACCGTTTACGAAGGAAAAAATATCATGATTGCTACGGGTGCTCGCGCTCGTGCATTGCCTAATGTGCCTATCGATGGCGAAAAGGTGATCGAATACCGCAAGGCGATGAGCTTAGAGAAACGTCCAGATTCAATGGTCGTAATCGGTTCAGGAGCTATCGGCGTTGAATTTGCGTACGTTTACGCAGCGATGGGGACGAAAGTAACGATCGTAGAATTCATGCCAAACATCGTTCCTGTAGAGGACGAAGATGTTTCCAAAGAATTAGCGAAGCAATACAAGAAAATGGGTATCGACATCTTGACGTCTTCGAGCGTGGAGTCAGTGGATACGAAAGGAAAAGGTTGCAAAGTGAGCATCAAAACGCCGACGGGTAACCAAGAAATCCAATGCGATATCGTTCTTTCAGCGGCGGGTGTGATCTGTAATTTAGAGAACATCGGTTTAGAAGAAGTAGGCATTATTGTAGACAAAGGTCGTATCCCGGTGAATGCTTGGTACGAAACGAATATCCCTGGTTATTTCGCGATTGGCGATGTGACTCCGGGTCCGGCTTTGGCACACGTTGCCTCAGCAGAAGCGATTATTTGTGCAGAGAAAATGGCTGGTCACAAGACCGAAGCTTTGGACTACACAAACATCCCAGGCTGTACGTATTGCTCACCAGAAATCGCGTCAGTTGGTATGACAGAGAAAAAAGCAAAAGAGGCTGGCTACGATATCAAAGTGGGTAAATTCCCATTCGTGGCTTCTGGAAAAGCTACGGCAGCAGGTGCTCGTGATGGTTTCGTGAAAGTTATTTATGATGCCAAATACGGTGAATTATTAGGCGCGCACATGATCGGTTACAACGTAACGGAATTGATCGCTGAGGCGGTGGTGGTTCGCAAGTTAGAAAGCACGGCTTACGAGATTATGAAAACGGTTCACCCTCACCCGACGATGTCAGAAGCCTTCAAAGGCGCGACAGAAGCGGCGTATGGAGAAGCAGTAGATTTGTAA